The genomic window TGCTCCACCCTGCTTAGACGCTTTATTTATCTCTCTGGCATATTTAGTGTGATTAGAACAGTCATGTATAAGCATATCCCATTTGTCCTGGTAAGCCATTTTCATAAATTTGTATGTTATTTTTCTAGACCAGGTTGGTGAAAGATAACCGTTTCTATAGGTGTAAAACTTTTCTCCAATGTAATTATTGATATTATCAGGTCCAATATGGAATTCTGCACAATTCATAAAATCGAGGCCAAGTGAAAGGATTTGCTCTTTTTTTTCAATAAAACTGTTGTAAAATTCTGGGGTCATAGGAGTCTCTATCCCAACAGATTTGAAATATTTTCTCGCAGTTTTCATAGCCTCTATGATTTTATCAGAGCAGTCAGTGGCACCCAAATTGAATCTCAGCTCGTCTAGTCCGCTTTCTGCAAGTTTTTTTAGATTTTTATCTGTACAGAGGACACCGTTGGTGTACATATGCTGATGGATTCCTGCATCGCTAAACTTTTTTACAACTGAATAGTATTCTTCAATTTCCATGAAAGGCTCTAAGTACACATATGCTATTCCGCTAGGTTTTTTTTGTATGGAGAGAAGTAAATCAATATCCTCTTCTTCATAGAGATTGTCACCTATGTCCCACATTCCAGCTGGGATCTGTTCTACATCCTCCATAGAATCGTGATAGTAGCAGAATTTACACTTGAGGTTACATGTATGAGTCTTTCTTATTCCTCCTAGACCGTCTCCGAAAAGGCATGAGAGACATCCTTTTGGAAATCTGTTTTCCTCACCTATATAGTATGTTCTTCCTTTGAGATTTTTTAAATCAGGGATGTCATCCTGAAGTTTTTTTATCTCGCCAGTATAACTTTTTTCAATCTGCCTCATAGTGGACCTTATTATATTATTATATTCTTCAAATACCTGTTGACTGTCACTAGGTATTTCAGATAGAAATTCAAACCACTCTAAAGCCTCTTTTTTACTGATATTCATAATTTCCTCCATAATTCAGAAACGAGTTTATTCTAGATATTTTATCATTTAACTTTTACTATTACAATGAAAAAATTTATCAGTAAATTTTTGGTGTAAGATGTGGTATTAATAGAAATAATATTTATAGATCCAAATTTTTTTAAATATTTTAAAATTTTGAAGGATTAAATTTAAAAATACGGTATAAATATAGTGATTCAAGTGGGTATGATTTTTTTGACATAAGGAGGAGAGAAAATGAGAAAAAAACTATTAATAGGGGCTTTTATAGCAGTTGCAGCATTGACAAGCGCGGCTGAGTTAGAATTGAAATTGGGTGCTGATCTATACAGGGATTTGACAAAAGATGCAGAAGGACATAATCCTGTAAGAACATATCCTGGAGGATCGGCTGGTTTAGAACTATTGGTAAATGAAGATTCACCTTTTAGATTTGGTATCGGTGCCGAAGCTAAGAGTTCTGTAAAGGGAAGCGACAATTATGATGCTCACTATGCTTTCCCTGTATATGCCGTAGGTAAATACGATATAGCTGACACATGGTATCTACTAGGTAGAGCGGGATATGCCTTCGCAGAAGAGGGATCAGGAGACGGCATAGATGATGCTCACGGTGGAGTATACGGTGCTCTAGGTGTAGGTAAAGAGTTTATGGATGAAAGATTCAACATTGAATTAATGTATGAAGCTATGGAATATGACTATGATACTGATATTAATACCAATGAAGACGGATACTACGGTGTCGTAGCGCTTAAATTTGGTGTTAAATTTGGAGGACCTTCACCTGCGGCAGTGGCTCCTGTGCCTATGATGGTAGAGAAGCCGGCTCCGGTTATGAAACCAGCTCCAGTAGTTAAGCCAGCTCCAGTAGTTAAGCCAGCTCCAGCTCCTGCGATGTTCTTGACACCTGAAGAAGGACTAAAGTTAAGAGAACTTTTCCCTGTAAACAGCTATGAAGTAACGGCTTCTGGAATGGCTGAAGTAGACGAGATTTCCAAAGATTTAGCAGGACATAAGGGTACTCTGACTATAGAGGGTAATACAGACTCAACAGGAACTGCAAAATATAACATGATGTTATCAGAAAAAAGAGCAGAAGCTGTAGCCAACGAGTTTAGAAAAAAACTTGAAGGTGAAGAGATAGAGATAGTTTCAAAAGGATTTGGAGAAGAGAACCCATTGGTTCCTAACACAACTCCTGAAGCAAAAGCTCAGAACAGAAGAGTAGAAGTGTTCTGGACTCCTGCAGAATAACAAATAAAAAAAGGCTGCTTTAGCAGCCTTTTTTTATTTGTTATTAATAATTTTTTCTAATCTCTCCAATTTTTGTTTCTGTTGTTACGCCCTTTTTTTACATTATGCTTTTTGGCCTGACCATATGGGGCATTATGATAATGATTTCCTTCATATTTATGAATAACTACAACTTTTTGTGGTTCTTTATGTCTGTTTTTGTATCTGTGGTTATAGTTAGGATGATGATGTCTGTGAACCTCTTTTACATATCTAGGCTGTTCATACACGTGTACCTCTTTTACATATCTAGGCTGTTCATAAATATAAACTTCTTTTTCCACATATCTAGGTCGCTCATATCTGTGGTGATGGTCATCTCCAATATTTAAAGATACAGCGACGTCAGTACCTCTTCTATGACCATCTCCGAAGTTTAGAGATAAGCTCCCACTATCTGCAAAAGTTAAAGTGGATATAAATACAAATCCTATCATCAATATTTTTTTCATTTTTATTCCTCCTTTAATTTAGAAATTTTCTATGACTTACTTTACTCATTTACTGTGACGGAAATGTGACAATAAAAAGAAAGATAGGCTAACTTAAAGAAAATAATCAGAAGAGGAATAGGAAATAAATATTGGTATCTAATTGAATAAGAAGAAATATGCTATCAAAGAATGAAATGTGGTGAATGTCTATGAACAAATTTGAAAAATATAAGGAAGTCCTAAAACTTGCCCTTCCTGCAGTAGGGGAGATGCTGCTATACATGCTCATATGGACAGTGGACACTCTGATGGTGGGGAAATACGGTGGGAGAGTTGCAGTGAGTGCTGTAGGACTCTCAGGACAGATATTGTACACAGTTTCTGCCATATTTTCTGCTATGGGTATAGGGGTCGCTTTGACCTCGCTGGTATCTAGGAAAATAGGAGAGGGTCAAAGAGAGGAGGCCAATATCTATGGGAGTATAGGGTTTTTTATTGGGGTGGCCATTTCTCTAGGTTTAGGGGTACTGTTTTACACTGTTCCCCAGGAATTTTTAAAGTTTGCAAATGCCAGGGGGGAGGTATTGACATTAGGAAGTATTTACCTGAAAATCAGTTCTTTTGCTCTTCTGATGACAATCTGGCGAGGACTCTTGAACGGAATAATTAGAGGGGCTCAAAATACAAAAATCCCACTATACACAACTGCCATAATGACGGTAATAAACTTAGGGTTAGACTATCTCCTTATATTTGGGAAAATGGGTTTCCCAAAGATGGGGGTAAAAGGAGCTGCCATTGCAACTGTTGCCGCCAACTTAGTAGGATTTTTATACACTATATTTTATCTTCAAAAGTATTCCTGTATAAGCCTGGGTTCCTGCATGAGTATAAAGAGCAGCCACCTTATACACATAAAAGAAAAATGGTGGGAAATAATGAAAATTGCTCTTCCTGCATCATTTCAAGAGGGAGCTATAAGTATTTCAAGGCTTGCCGCAGTATTTATGATAATGATTCTAGGAGAGATCGCCTTTTCTGCCAATCAGATAGCACTCACGGTAGAATCTATTTCATTCATGCCTGGTTGGGGATTCGCTGTGGCGGCTACCTCACTAGCAGGATTAAAAATAGGTGAAAAAAATTATAAAGAAGCAGAGGATATGATTGAAATAAGTCTTCATATGGGGATAGTTGTGATGGGAGTTGTTGCTTTTTCTTTCATACTTTTCCCAGAATTTCTAATATCTCTTTTTATAAAAATTGAAGAAAAAGAGGTCATAGTCCTAGGTGGAATATGTCTCATGATAGCTTCTTTAGAACAGGTTCCTCTGGCATATTCCATGATTGTGAGTGGAGCACTGCGTGGGATGGGAGATACCAAAACCCCATTTTATATATCGGTATTTTCACACTGGTTCATAAGGCTCCCACTGATCTATTATCTGATATACATCAAACGGTATCCTGTCTATTATGTGTGGGTTGTACAGGTGTTTCACTGGATTATAGACGGGGGACTTCTCTATACTTTCTACAGAAAAAAAATAAAATCTCTCATAGAGAGTTCAAACTGAAAAGACCGAAATATTTCATAAAAAATAGAATTTAAAAATTATTTTGAAATTTTATATAAAATTTAGAGATCGTTTTTTTATACTCTTCATATTAAAAAAGTATTCAGAAGCAATAGGTGAAATGTGTTCATCATTGTTGAAAATACTTTTTTTTATACAAAAAAATAAATTGTTAATATTTCAAAACGGGATAAATCGTAAAAAAAGACATGAATTAAATTTTTTATTACACTGTATGTGTTTTTTTAGAACTATCTAGTGCTGTTTGGAGCCGATTGATATCTAAAGTATAAAAAGAAAAATTTATCATAAAAATTTGTAATTTTATAAAAAAACATTGACCTTTATTGAAAGTTAGTATACATTGTATAAATATAATATTTGAAAAAGATAAACACCATTAATAAAGTTTAGCGATGTTCTATAAGAGATCAGCTTTTTTTTAATTCTTTTAGGAAAAAATGAAAATAACACACAAGAGCTAAAAAAATTTAATTTAAAAATTCCAATATGGACAATAGGAGGGATTGTTATTATGAAGAAAATGTCGTTTTTATGGAAACTAGGGGTTGTCTCATGGATGTTTCCCACTATATCGTTTGCATCTTCAGATGCTCAAGTAAATCTTAATATTGTTTGGCTTGGAATAGCTGGTGCAATGGTAATGTTTATGCAGGTTGGCTTTATAGCATTAGAATCCGGATTTACCAGAGGGAAAAATGCAGTTAATGTTGCTTCAAAAGGGATATTAGATTTTGCAGTAGGAGCCATATTATACTTTGGTATAGGCTATGCCTTTATGTTTGGTGAAGGCAGTTTCATAGGAACCACTAATTTTTTCTTGAGTGATTATATAAGTTCTGGAGACAGCTGGGGAATTATGGTTTGGTTCTTTCAAGTGATGTTTGCAGGAGCAGCAGCTACAATAGTTTCTGGTGCAGTTGCAGAAAGAGTAAAACTTTCAGGTTATGTGATCGCCTGTGCTTTGATTGCGGGATTCATCTATCCTATATTTGGGCACTGGGCATGGAGTAGCGAAGGATGGCTTGCTACGCTAAATTTTCATGATTTTGCAGGATCAACAGTGATACATTCATTAGGTGGATGGCTTGCACTTGCAGGAGCAATAGTTGTAGGACCTAGATTCGGGAAATTTGGAAAAGATGGGAAAGTAAACGCTATACCAGGTCACAATATCCCACTAGCTACCCTTGGAACTTTTATATTGTGGTTTGGCTGGTATGGATTTAACGGCGGGTCCACTCTCATAGGAGATGGGTCTATAGCAATAGTTCTACTTAATACAACACTTGGAGGAGCCGCAGGGGCACTTTCTGCAATGATCTATTCGGTATTCAAGCAAAACAAGCTAGTAGATCTAGGTATGACTCTGAACGGAGCCCTGGCAGGACTAGTATCAGTAACAGCTGGAGCAGATGTATTACATCCTGGGTTTTCGATACTTGTAGGACTAATAGCGGGGGTATTGGTATCAGTTTCAGTTCCATTCTTCGATAAAATAGGTGTTGATGATCCTGTAGGTGCTGTCTCAGTACATGGAGTCAATGGAGCCTGGGGGACTATTGCAGTAGGATTATTTACATCTGAATACAGTTTAGGAACACAGCTTATAGGGGCGGCTACTGTATTTGTATATGCTTTTGGAATAGGTATGCTGATGTTTAAACTAATCGACAAATTAATGGGTATAAGAGTAACTGCTAGTGAAGAATTAGTAGGTTTAGATGTTGCAGAGCACGGATACTCAGCTTATCCTGAATTCCCATCACATTCTGAGGTGTCCCTCTTTAAATAATTATTATTTTGGTGTAGAATTTAAATGAGGACAATATTCTAGGAGGTATTTTTATGAAAATGTTGACGGCAATAATTAGACCTGAGGGTTTAAATCTCTTAAAAGAGGCCCTTCAGGAAGAAGGAATACATGGGATGACAATAAGTGAGGTAAGAGGGTTTGGTAGGCAGCTTGGGAAAAAGGAGATTTTCAGAGGTGTTGAATATCTTGTAGAATTTATTCCAAAACTGAAAATTGAAATTCTACTAAAGGATAATGATGTAGAAAAAACTATAGATCTATTTGTCAAAAATTTAAAAACTGGGGAGATAGGTGATGGAAAAATATTTATATATCCTGTTGATGATGTGGTAAGAATAAGCTCTTGTGAAAGAGGGGAAAAAGCTGTGTAAATAAAAAAAGTGGCAGTCATAAAAAACTGTCACTTTTTTTATTAATCTGCAGAAATACTTAATTTTTTTACAAGAATTGAGGGAGATCCTATAGGCGAAAGTCCAAATTTCAGGTCATTTCCCACAGCAACTATTTCATTCAAGAGATCAAAAAAGTTTCCTGAAACAGTTATTTGATTTAATGAATTGGTTATTTTTCCATCAGAGATGAAAAATCCTTCAGCTGCAAGAGAAAAATCTCCTGAAATAGAGTTTAGACCAGAATGAAGTCCAGCTAGCGAGGTAACCAGGACACCATCAGAAAGCTTTTCTATGAGGTTTATATAGGTGGTATCTCCCTCTTTCAGATAAAAGTTGCTCGGAGATATTCCAAGAGTTCCTTTATAGCCACCTTTTGAAGCATTTCCAGTTGATTTCACACCGTCTTTTTTTGCAGTCTTGAGATTATAGAGATATGTGGTGAGCACTCCATTTTTTATAACCTCTTTATATTTTGTAGGAACACCTTCAGCATCAAAAGAGGAGGAAGCCATACCTCTTTTCATGTGAGGGTTATCTATGATAGTTACATTTTCACTAGCAATATAACTTCCAAGCTTCCCTTTGAGTTTAGAGATACCTTTTTGTACATTGTCTGATGAAAATATCCCCGTAAAAGCT from uncultured Ilyobacter sp. includes these protein-coding regions:
- a CDS encoding radical SAM protein: MNISKKEALEWFEFLSEIPSDSQQVFEEYNNIIRSTMRQIEKSYTGEIKKLQDDIPDLKNLKGRTYYIGEENRFPKGCLSCLFGDGLGGIRKTHTCNLKCKFCYYHDSMEDVEQIPAGMWDIGDNLYEEEDIDLLLSIQKKPSGIAYVYLEPFMEIEEYYSVVKKFSDAGIHQHMYTNGVLCTDKNLKKLAESGLDELRFNLGATDCSDKIIEAMKTARKYFKSVGIETPMTPEFYNSFIEKKEQILSLGLDFMNCAEFHIGPDNINNYIGEKFYTYRNGYLSPTWSRKITYKFMKMAYQDKWDMLIHDCSNHTKYAREINKASKQGGAFGAHSYFSEFDRPLPYLFLPILKDKDFKFLNETPLPSHLKLENCKETILEMLSSEEDEEEFYPDFENYTSNKEY
- a CDS encoding OmpA family protein; this translates as MRKKLLIGAFIAVAALTSAAELELKLGADLYRDLTKDAEGHNPVRTYPGGSAGLELLVNEDSPFRFGIGAEAKSSVKGSDNYDAHYAFPVYAVGKYDIADTWYLLGRAGYAFAEEGSGDGIDDAHGGVYGALGVGKEFMDERFNIELMYEAMEYDYDTDINTNEDGYYGVVALKFGVKFGGPSPAAVAPVPMMVEKPAPVMKPAPVVKPAPVVKPAPAPAMFLTPEEGLKLRELFPVNSYEVTASGMAEVDEISKDLAGHKGTLTIEGNTDSTGTAKYNMMLSEKRAEAVANEFRKKLEGEEIEIVSKGFGEENPLVPNTTPEAKAQNRRVEVFWTPAE
- a CDS encoding MATE family efflux transporter encodes the protein MNKFEKYKEVLKLALPAVGEMLLYMLIWTVDTLMVGKYGGRVAVSAVGLSGQILYTVSAIFSAMGIGVALTSLVSRKIGEGQREEANIYGSIGFFIGVAISLGLGVLFYTVPQEFLKFANARGEVLTLGSIYLKISSFALLMTIWRGLLNGIIRGAQNTKIPLYTTAIMTVINLGLDYLLIFGKMGFPKMGVKGAAIATVAANLVGFLYTIFYLQKYSCISLGSCMSIKSSHLIHIKEKWWEIMKIALPASFQEGAISISRLAAVFMIMILGEIAFSANQIALTVESISFMPGWGFAVAATSLAGLKIGEKNYKEAEDMIEISLHMGIVVMGVVAFSFILFPEFLISLFIKIEEKEVIVLGGICLMIASLEQVPLAYSMIVSGALRGMGDTKTPFYISVFSHWFIRLPLIYYLIYIKRYPVYYVWVVQVFHWIIDGGLLYTFYRKKIKSLIESSN
- the amt gene encoding ammonium transporter; the protein is MKKMSFLWKLGVVSWMFPTISFASSDAQVNLNIVWLGIAGAMVMFMQVGFIALESGFTRGKNAVNVASKGILDFAVGAILYFGIGYAFMFGEGSFIGTTNFFLSDYISSGDSWGIMVWFFQVMFAGAAATIVSGAVAERVKLSGYVIACALIAGFIYPIFGHWAWSSEGWLATLNFHDFAGSTVIHSLGGWLALAGAIVVGPRFGKFGKDGKVNAIPGHNIPLATLGTFILWFGWYGFNGGSTLIGDGSIAIVLLNTTLGGAAGALSAMIYSVFKQNKLVDLGMTLNGALAGLVSVTAGADVLHPGFSILVGLIAGVLVSVSVPFFDKIGVDDPVGAVSVHGVNGAWGTIAVGLFTSEYSLGTQLIGAATVFVYAFGIGMLMFKLIDKLMGIRVTASEELVGLDVAEHGYSAYPEFPSHSEVSLFK
- a CDS encoding P-II family nitrogen regulator, which translates into the protein MKMLTAIIRPEGLNLLKEALQEEGIHGMTISEVRGFGRQLGKKEIFRGVEYLVEFIPKLKIEILLKDNDVEKTIDLFVKNLKTGEIGDGKIFIYPVDDVVRISSCERGEKAV